The DNA segment CCTCCGGTACTCGGCGGCGTCGAACGTCACATCGCCATGTGCTGCCGCTACCAGCGGCAATGGGCGGAAGTCGAAGCGTTGACGTGCAGCCGATCGCCGTGGACGCGTGTTGAACTGCGCGACGGTACGCGCGTGCTGGAAGTCGGCGAGTGGGGGCGTTTTCAGAGCGCGCCGATGGCTCCGCTATACCCGTTCTATCTCAAACGCGTGAACGCCGATGTCGTCGTTGTGCACGTGCCGAATCCAACGGCGGAGATTGGGTGCCTCATCGCCCGGCCGCGGGCTCGCCTGGTCGTGCGGTACCACAGCGACGTTGTGCGTCAAGCGGCGGCCATGCGCTACTACGGGCGCGTTCAGTTGGCGTTCTTGCGCCGCGCCGACGTCATCATTCCGACTTCGCAACAGTACGTGGATACCTCGCAGACGTTGGGAGCCGTGCGCGAGAAGTGCCGCGTCGTTCCGCTGGGCGTGCAGCCGGAGGATTTTTCAAAACCCGACGACGCCGTTCTCAACGATCTCCGGTCGCGCTACGGCGGCCCCTTTGTTTTGTTCTCAGGCATCCACCGGTACTACAAGGGAGTCGAGTATCTCGTGCGCGCGGCCAAAGCAATTCATGCGCGCGTGGTGATCGCGGGCGACGGCCCGGAACGCCTCCACAACGAAGCGCTTGCCCTTGAGCTGGGAGCCCGTATCGAATTCCCGGGGCGTCTTACGCACGAAGACCTGGTGGCGCATCTTCACGCATGCGAAGTTTTTGTTTTTCCGTCGGTGGAGCGCAGCGAAGCCTTCGGGATTTCATTGCTTGAAGCGCACGCATGCGGCAAACCTGCCGTTGCGACGCTCTTGGGGACAGGCGTGGAACACGTCAATCTTCACGGAGAGACCGGTCTCAATGTGCCGCCGCGCGATCCGCAGGCCCTGGCGGAAGCGGTCAATTCGTTGCTCGCCGATTCCGCGCGCGCGCGCGCCATGGGTCTGCGCGCCGCAGAACGCGTGTGCACCGAATTCCATGCCGAGCACGTGGCCCGCGCAGAATACGACGTGTACGAAGAGATGCTTGTCCGCACTTCTCACGAACATACGCGAGCTTAACGGCGCGATTGCGGCTATCCCGGATCTCTCACGAACACACGTGAACCTCTACCGTAACCAGTGTGTTGGCGAGCCTTGCGGCGAAAAACAAAGCGGCTCTCCTAAAACAGAGTGTGTTCGCGAGAAATCCTCATGGCATAACCTCTACGTCTTGCACGTGAGCAATTTGCGTCGGCGCTCTATCGCGCCGGTGCAAATTGCGGACTACGCCATCGTCTTGATTTTGCGCGACGCTCGCGTTGACTTCATATCCGTCGCGTCGGAGTCGCCACCCACTTCGAGCAGCGTCGCAA comes from the Candidatus Hydrogenedentota bacterium genome and includes:
- a CDS encoding glycosyltransferase, whose amino-acid sequence is MKIIHVYKDFDPPVLGGVERHIAMCCRYQRQWAEVEALTCSRSPWTRVELRDGTRVLEVGEWGRFQSAPMAPLYPFYLKRVNADVVVVHVPNPTAEIGCLIARPRARLVVRYHSDVVRQAAAMRYYGRVQLAFLRRADVIIPTSQQYVDTSQTLGAVREKCRVVPLGVQPEDFSKPDDAVLNDLRSRYGGPFVLFSGIHRYYKGVEYLVRAAKAIHARVVIAGDGPERLHNEALALELGARIEFPGRLTHEDLVAHLHACEVFVFPSVERSEAFGISLLEAHACGKPAVATLLGTGVEHVNLHGETGLNVPPRDPQALAEAVNSLLADSARARAMGLRAAERVCTEFHAEHVARAEYDVYEEMLVRTSHEHTRA